The proteins below come from a single Jaculus jaculus isolate mJacJac1 chromosome X, mJacJac1.mat.Y.cur, whole genome shotgun sequence genomic window:
- the LOC101609669 gene encoding DPH3 homolog: protein MAVFHDEVEIEDFQYDEDSETYFYPCPCGDNFSITKEDLENGEDVATCPSCSLIIKVIYDKDQFMCGETVAAPSASKELVKC from the coding sequence ATGGCGGTGTTCCACGACGAGGTGGAGATTGAGGACTTCCAGTATGACGAGGACTCGGAGACGTATTTCTACCCCTGCCCGTGTGGTGACAACTTCTCCATCACCAAGGAAGATTTGGAGAATGGGGAAGACGTGGCAACGTGTCCTAGCTGCTCTCTCATTATTAAAGTGATTTATGACAAAGATCAATTTATGTGTGGAGAAACAGTTGCAGCCCCTTCAGCCAGCAAAGAATTAGTTAAATGCTAG